The Streptomyces sp. cg36 genomic interval ACTCGTTGCGCAGGCCGTGGCGCAGGGCCGCGTCGCCGATGGAGCCGGAGAAGGCGGCCAGGGCGGCCAGCACCGAGGTCGTGAGCAGAACGGCCAGCAGCGCCGCGGTCAGCAGCAGCCGGTGCGCGCGTGCCCGCAGAAAGACGAATCCCGCCACCCGCGCCCCCTGGAAATGTGCAGCCCCCGAAAGTCTGTCCGGATGCTTTCAGAGCGCACGGGCCCGGGGAAACCGCTTGCCGGGCCTCCTTGACCTTTTTGTGATCGAAATGCGATCAGGGAGTGCCGGATTCCGGGGACGCGGTGATCGGAACGAGAACTTCCGCGCTACTCGGCCGTATTCACCATCGACGCGGCGGCATAGGTGAGGTAGTTCCAGAGCGTCGTCTCGTGCTCCGGGGAGAGGCCCAGCTCGTCCACGGCGGTGCGCATGTGGGTCAGCCAGGCGTCGTGCGCGGCCCGGTCCACCGTGAACGGCGCGTGCCGCATCCGCAGCCGGGGGTGGCCCCGGTTGTCGCTGTAGGTGCGCGGGCCGCCCCAGTACTGCATGAGGAACAGCACGAGCCGCTCCTCGGCCGGGCCCAGATCGCCCTCCGGGTACATCGGCCGCAGCAGCGGGTCCTCGGCGACGCCCTGGTAGAACCGGTGCACCAGGCGCCGGAACGTCTCCTCGCCGCCGACCTGCTCGTAGAAGGTCTGCTCCTGAAGCGTGCCGCGCGGAATCTCGTTCACCTGTGTACGCCTCGCAATGTCATTCGGCCCGGCCCCCCGGCCTCGGCCCGGGGTCCAGGGGTTCTCCCCCGGGAATGCGGCACACGTCCATGGTCTCAGATGGCCCGGCCGAGGACCGGGGACGTAGGACCACTCGCCTCCCCGGCCCGGGGGCAGCACAGTGGACACATGGGCGCAGACCGGGACCCGGCCGCCGAGGCGCGCGCGGCCCTGGTGGCGGAGATCGCCGCCGGGGGCGCTCTCGCCGACCCGGCCTGGCGGGCCGCCTTCGAGGAGGTGCCCCGCGACCTCTTCGTGCCCTCCTACTTCACCGCCCGCCCCGGCGGGTACGAGCGGATGTGGGGCCAGGACCCGGACCCGGCCCGGCGCGCGCGCTGGCTGGCCGGGGCGTACGAGGACACCCCGCTGGCCACGCGGCTGCGCGACGGCGAACTGCTCTCCTCCAGCAGCCAGCCCTCGCTGATGGCCCGGATGCTGGAGGTGCTGGAGATCGAGGACGGCGCCGCGGTCCTGGAGATCGGCGCCGGGACCGGCTACAACGCGGCCCTGCTCTGCCACCGCCTGGGCGAGGACCGGGTCACCACCGTCGACCTGGACCCGGAGATCACCGAGTCGGCCCGCGCGCACCTGGCCGCCGCGGGCTACCGCCCGGCGGTGCTGACCGGCGACGGGGCGCGCGGCTGCCCCGCCCGCGCCCCCTTCGACCGGATCCTGGCCACCTGCACCCTGCCGTCGGTCCCGGCGGGCTGGCTGGCGCAGTGCGTGCCGGGGGCGCTGATCGAGGCGCCCCTCGCCACCGGCCTGATCGTGCTGCGGGTGCGCGACGCCGGGCACGCCGAGGGCCGCTTCCTGCCCACCCCGGCCTACTTCGTGCCGCTGCGGGGCGTGGCGCCCGCGCCCGGCGCCTCCCGCGCGGGCGGTCTGCCGCACCCGGGCGCGCAGAGCGAGCTGTTCCGCTTCCTGCTGGCGCTCACCGCCGGCAGCCTCGACCCGTACGAGGCGTACGAGCTGTGGCGGCGCGAGGGGCACCCCGGGCGCGAGCGGTTCGGGGTGACGGTGACCGCCGAGCGCCAGTGGGCCTGGCTGGACGACCCGCGGGGGCCCTGTGCCTGGCCCCTGCGGGAGGTCGCCGCCGCGTGACCGGGGCCGTGCCCGGCCCCGGCCGGCTCAGCCCCGGCGGACGGTCAGGGTCGTCCAGGCGCCCACGTGCACCCGGTCGCCGTCCTGCAGCGCCACCGGCACGTACGGCTGGATCGGCTCCTCGGCGCCGTTGATGGTGGTGCCGTTGGTGGAGTTCTGGTCGACCACCGCCCAGCCGCCGTCGGGCTGCTGCACCAGGACCGCGTGCTGGTGCGAGACGCCCGGGTCCTCCGGCGGCACGGCCAGGTCGATGTCGGGCGCCTCGCCGGTGGAGTGGCGGCGGCGGCCGATGGTGAGCTGGCTGCCGGTGAGCGGACGCTGCTGCTCCGGCGAGTACGCGGGCAGGTTGAGGCCCGCGGCCTCCGGCCCGCTGCGCTGCATCATGGCCATGAAGTAGTCACGGTCCGGGCCGATGGTCACCGTCCAGCCGAGCGGCTGGGGCGGCGGAGCCTGGAACGTCTGCTGCGGCGGCCGGTGCTGCTGCGGCTGCTGCGGGGCCTGGGTCTGCTGGGGCGGAGCGGGCGGCTGGACGTGCTGGGGCGGGCCGGTCTGCGCGGGCGGCTGGATCATCCAGTCGTCCCCGGCCTCGGTCCGCTGCGGCCAGTCGTCCCCGGCCTCGGCGCGCCGGGGCCAGTCGTCGCCGGGGGCCTCGGTGTGCCGGGGCCAGTCGTCGCCCGGCGCCGTCGGCTGCGGCTGCGGCTGCGGCCAGTCGTCGTCGGCCTCCGAGCGCCGCGGGAACGTCGGCGGCGCGGGCGGCCCGGCCTGGGTGAACGCGGGCGGGGCCGGGGGGCCCTGCGGGAAGGAGGGCGGCGGCCCGGGACGCCCGGCGGCCTCGCCGTTCGGCGCCGCGGGCGGGGGCTGGCGGAACGACGGCGGGCCCTGCTGGGCCCCGGGGGCGCCGGTGAGCGGCTCGGCGGGCCGGTTCACCTGGGAGGGCCGCGAGCTCTGGTACTCGTACGGGTCGCGCGGCTGCGGCGACACCGGCCGCCCGGGCGGACCCGGCGGCGACTGGAAGCCCGGCGGCAGATTGAGGCCCTGGCCCTGCGCGGGGGCGGGCTGGGGCGCCAGCGGTGTGTACGAGGTGGCCTTCTGGGTCAGGAAGTTCCAGCGGCACTCCTCGCAGAAGGGCGTGTTGCCCTCCCGGGGCGTGCGGCACTGGGGGCAGAGCTCGGCCGGTGCGGCGGGCGCCGCGGGGCCGGGGTAGCCGTAGCCGCCCTGCGGGGGCGGGCCCTGCTGGAAGGCGGGGGGCGGGGGCGGGGGAGGCGGCGGCACGGCGCCCATGCGATGGCCGCAGACCTCGCACCAGTCGTCGGAACCCGACTGGTGTCCGTTCGGGCAGGTCGGCATGGAGTCGCTTCCCCCTCTCCTCGTCCGGCCCTCGGGCCGAGGCACTCAAGTGGTGTCGCTGGCGCGCGGACCGCCGGGTGCGGTGGCGCGTTTCGGGCTATTTCTTCACGCGTACGGTCTTGGTCGACCGGGTTTCGAGAGTCATCTCGTCCGCCTCCTCGACCTTCGCCTTGAGTCGCACAGTACCCGTCGCCTCGTCGACGACGTCCACCACCTTCGCCAGCAGCTTGGCCGTATCGGCGTTGCCGGAGGCGGCGGCGAGCTGGACGGCCCGGCCGAGCTTGGCGGTGGCGCCGTCGATATCGCCGGACTTGCGGGCATCGAGGCCCTGTTGGATGACCTGTGCCAGTTCGGCCTGGCCGGTGTAGTGGGCGACCTGCGGGTTGATGGCGGTGGAGGCGGCCATGTCCTCGGTCCACACCGCGCGGACCAGCCCCTGCGAGAGCGTCTGCGAGGTGCCGCCCGCCGGGTCCGGCAGGACCAGCGAGACCCGGGCTGCCAGCATCTCCTGGCCGATCCCGGCCTCCGGGACGCGGACGCACACGTGGTAGTCGCGGGACTCGTCGCCCCAGGAGCCGGTCGGGTAGTCGCCGGAGCGCGGCCCCGAGTCGGTGCGCCGGGCGGTCAGCTCCTCCACGGTGGGCGCGACCTGCTTCACGAAGAGGATCTCGGTGCCGACCGGCGTCCACAGCCGCAGTGCGACGTCCGCGACCTCCTTGCCCATCGCGTCCGCCATCATCCGCGTGAAGTCCGCGGCCAGGCCCGAGGGGTCGGCCACGATGTCGGCGGTGCCCAGCAGCGCGGAGGCGATCGCGGTGACCTCCTTGACCTCCCAGTCGGTGCCGACCCCGCGGGCGTCGCAGGTGAACCGGCCCGAGCAGGCGTCGAGCGCGGCCCGCAGGTCCTCGGGCGACTCGTGCTCGTTGCGCCCGTCGGTGAGCAGGATGCCGTGCCGGATGGGCGCCTCGGCCGAGCCGAGCAGCCGGTCGGCCAGCCGCAGCCAGGTGCCGATGGCGGTGCCGCCGCCCGCGCTCAGCGAGCGCAGCGCCTCCTTGGCCTGCGCGCGGGTCTCCGCACTCGCGGTGGCGAGGCGCCCGTTGCCCGGGTAGACCTCCTTGGCCTGGTGGGTGCCGGCGACCACCGCGAAGGTGACCCCGTCGCGCAGGGTGTCGACGGCGGCGGCCGTGGCGTCGCGCGCGTTGCGCATCTTCGTCGGCGGGTAGTCCATCGAACCCGAGCAGTCGACCATGATCACCACGGCGGCGCCCGGCGCCTGCCCGGGTATGAAGGACGGCGAGAGGGCGGCCCCCGCGAGCGGCGCCCCGCCGACCGTGCCGCCGCCCGTGGACGTCACCGTGACGATGGCGTTGACCTCGCGTCCGCCCTCCGGCAGGTACTCGTTCTGGTAGACCTCGACGGAGAACTGCGGCGCGTGCGACTTGGAGAAGTTGGCCATCTGCTGGGCTCCTTGAGGCTTCTGGGCCTGGAGTGACGGGAATGCGGGGAAAACGGCGCCTAGGTCGCGTTGTAGGCGGATCCTGCCCCTGCCGACGCCACCGCGAACGGCACGACCGCCACTGTTACGTTGTCGTGGCCCCCGCCGTCCAGGGCGTGCCCGACGAGCACCTGGGCGCTGTGCAGCGGCCGTTCGGCCGCGTCCGCCGGTACCGCCCCGGCCATCTCCTCGGCGCCCTCGGCGTAGTTCCACAGCCCGTCGGTGCAGACCACCACCACCCCGGAGCGGTCCGGCTTGAACGAGGCGGTGTGCGGGTCGAGTTCATAGGCGTCGGCGCCCAGCCAGCCCGTGATGGCGTGCGCCCGCTCGTCCGCGTACGCGTCGGCCTCCGTCATCAGGCCCGCCGCCACCATCTGCGCGGCCCACGAGTCGTCCTCGGTGAGCCGGGCGGGCGGGGTCGCACGGTCGTCGGGCACCCAGTACGCCCGGCTGTCGCCGACCCACCCGACCACCAGGAGCCCGCCCGCGGTGATCGCGCCGACCAGGGTGCAGGCCGGGGCGTTCTCGTGGCGGTGCGGGTCGTGGCCCGGGGCGCGGCCGGGCGCGGCCAGGGAGTTGACCGCCTCGGCGGCGGCCACGATCGCCTCGTGCATCGCCTGCTGCGGATGGGTGCCCTGGGGCAGTGCCTGCAGCAGCGACTCGTTGGCGCGGGCCGCGGCGGTGGCCGACGCCACGTCCGGGCGGGTGGCCGAGGAGACCCCGTCGCAGACGATCGCGACGACCGCGGGCGAGCCGTCCGGCAGCGCGGTGGTGGACACCGCGAACGCGTCCTCGTTGCGGTGGTGGCGCAGCCCCCGGTCGCTGACCGCCGCCACCGGGCCCAGCTCCTGCTCCATGTGGTCGCGCTCGCGCGGCTGGGCGTGCCCGCAGTTCTCGCAGTAGCCGTCCGTGTCGACCCGGCCCGCCCGGCAGGCCACGCACACCTTGGCGGGCGCGGTGACATGGGTGACCGGCTCCGCCTCGGGGCCGCCCGCGCGCGGGTCCGGGGCCGCCAGGGCGTAGTCGTCCGGCCCGGCCTCCCCGGCCCCGTCGAAGGTGGGCAGCGGGTTGCCGCCCGAGTCGGTGCCGGGCAGCTCGGCGGGCAGCTGCACCGGGGCCGGGGAGCCGCCGTCCGGGCCGGCCGCCGGGCGGGCGGCGGGCCACGCCTCGCCCGCCACCGGAGTGCCCATCACGACCGTCGGGGTGTCCGCCGGGGGCTCGGGCGCGGCCGACAGGTCGTACCCGCAGGCCCCGCAGTAGCGGTCGCCCGACTCCAGCGGCTCCGCGCAGCCGGGGCACAGCCCGGCTGCCGGCTGGTGCTTCTGCGCCATCAACTCACACCCACGTCCGGGGGCGGAAACGGTTGGCCCGCTCCACCAGTTCGATCCGTTCCTCGCCGCTGCGGGCGAGCCGGGCGAGTACCCGGTACGAACGCTCCAGGCCGAACCGCAGCCCCCGCTCGTCCAGCTCGCTGTCCAGCAGTACGGCGGCGGCCGACGAGCCGTTCGCGGCCCGTTCGCCCTGGCTTCCGGAGAGTACCCAGTCGAGCGCCGTGCCGAGGACTTCGGTGGCCAGCAGCTCCCGGCGCACCGCGTCGAGGCCGAACCCCCGCAACGCGTCCACCTGGCCCGCAGCCGCGCTCAGATCGCCGAAGAGCGCGTCGCCCGGGGCGCGTTGGCGCAGCCTGGCCCGGACGGCCGCGACCCGGGCCGCGGTGTAGTGGATCGACGCCTCCGGCACCGACTCCAGGGTGGCGACGGCGGCGGTGCGCTCGCCGGAGGCCAGTTGCACCCGGGCGAGTCCGAAGGCGGCGCTGACGTAGCTGGGGTCGGTCGCCCACACCAGGCGGTAGTACTCGGCGGCGTTGTCCAGCTGCCCCAGCACCTCCGCGCAGACGCCGAGCGCCAGCTTGGGGGTGGGCTCGCCGGGGAACGCGTCGTAGACCGCGTCGAAGGAGAGCGCCGCGTTCTCGTGGTCGCCGCCGACCAGCGAGGCGATCCCGCGGTACCAGACCACCCGCCAGTCGTCGGGGTGGTCGGCCTCCAGGGCTGCCAGGGCCTTGCCCGCCGAGACGAGTTCGCCCAGGTCCAGCCGGGCGCGCAGCTCGCGCAGCCGCTTCTCCACGGAGTTGGTGGGCGCGGCCCGCAGCGCGCCGATCAGCTCGGCGGGCGCGGCGCCCAGCAGCCCCGCCAGGAAACCGGCGTTGGGGTCGCCCGGATCCACGTGCGGCACGGGCAGCGCGAGCGCGGTGGCGCGCGCGTCCAGCGGCGCCAGGTATCCGTCGCCCGGTCCGCCGCGGGTGTCCGGCGCGCTTTCGGCGCGGGGCGCGGGGACGGCCGCGGGGGAGACCGGGGCGAGCGCGGCGGCCGGGGCCGGGTGCGGGGCGGCCGTGACGGTCGGCCCGGCCACCGCGGCGGGCCCGGCGGGCGGCGGGGGAGCCGGCGCCGGGGCGCCGCCCGCCGCCGCGCGTCTGCGCGCCCGGCGGCTCTCCGGCACCGGCCGGGCCCCGAGCTCGGAGACGTCCGTGGTGAGTTCGGCGAACAACTCCGTGTCGGTGACGCGCAGTTCGGTGCCGAAGAGGGTGGAGAGCGCCGGGTGCGGGCGGCCCGTCTGGAGCGCCACCACCTCCCGCAGCACCCCCGTCAGCTGCTCGGCCATCTCCTGCGCGGAGGCGAACCGGCGCGCCGGGTCGGGGTCGGTGGCCCGCACCAGCAGCCGGTAGAACGACTCGTACGTCCGGAAGACCTCGTTGGTGTCCGGGTCGGGCAGGCTGTCCGCGAAGACGTTGGTGTAGCCCTGGAAGTCGAAGGTCAGCACGGCCAGGGTGCGCGCCACCGTGTACAGGTCGGAGGCGACCGAGGGGCCGGCCTCGGCGACCTCCGGCGCCTGGTAGCCCACCGTGCCGTAGATGGCCGACTCGTCGTCGTCCATCCGCCGCACCGCGCCCATGTCGATCAACTTCAGCTGGTCCTCGGTCTGGATCGCGTTGTCGACCTTGAAGTCGCAGTACAGCAGGTTGCGGCTGTGCAGATGGCCGAGCGCCTCCAGCGCCTCGATCCCGTACGCGCACGCCTGCTCGACCGGGAGCGGGTCGCGCTTGCCGCCCGGGCCGCGCCGCTCGTTGGCGATCTCCTTGAGCGACTTGCCGCCCACGTACTCCATGACGATGTAGCCGTCCATGGAGCCGGTGCGCTGGTCGAGGTGCTCCACGAAGTTGTAG includes:
- a CDS encoding globin, which codes for MNEIPRGTLQEQTFYEQVGGEETFRRLVHRFYQGVAEDPLLRPMYPEGDLGPAEERLVLFLMQYWGGPRTYSDNRGHPRLRMRHAPFTVDRAAHDAWLTHMRTAVDELGLSPEHETTLWNYLTYAAASMVNTAE
- a CDS encoding methyltransferase domain-containing protein, with product MGADRDPAAEARAALVAEIAAGGALADPAWRAAFEEVPRDLFVPSYFTARPGGYERMWGQDPDPARRARWLAGAYEDTPLATRLRDGELLSSSSQPSLMARMLEVLEIEDGAAVLEIGAGTGYNAALLCHRLGEDRVTTVDLDPEITESARAHLAAAGYRPAVLTGDGARGCPARAPFDRILATCTLPSVPAGWLAQCVPGALIEAPLATGLIVLRVRDAGHAEGRFLPTPAYFVPLRGVAPAPGASRAGGLPHPGAQSELFRFLLALTAGSLDPYEAYELWRREGHPGRERFGVTVTAERQWAWLDDPRGPCAWPLREVAAA
- a CDS encoding FHA domain-containing protein, producing the protein MPTCPNGHQSGSDDWCEVCGHRMGAVPPPPPPPPPAFQQGPPPQGGYGYPGPAAPAAPAELCPQCRTPREGNTPFCEECRWNFLTQKATSYTPLAPQPAPAQGQGLNLPPGFQSPPGPPGRPVSPQPRDPYEYQSSRPSQVNRPAEPLTGAPGAQQGPPSFRQPPPAAPNGEAAGRPGPPPSFPQGPPAPPAFTQAGPPAPPTFPRRSEADDDWPQPQPQPTAPGDDWPRHTEAPGDDWPRRAEAGDDWPQRTEAGDDWMIQPPAQTGPPQHVQPPAPPQQTQAPQQPQQHRPPQQTFQAPPPQPLGWTVTIGPDRDYFMAMMQRSGPEAAGLNLPAYSPEQQRPLTGSQLTIGRRRHSTGEAPDIDLAVPPEDPGVSHQHAVLVQQPDGGWAVVDQNSTNGTTINGAEEPIQPYVPVALQDGDRVHVGAWTTLTVRRG
- a CDS encoding VWA domain-containing protein, whose amino-acid sequence is MANFSKSHAPQFSVEVYQNEYLPEGGREVNAIVTVTSTGGGTVGGAPLAGAALSPSFIPGQAPGAAVVIMVDCSGSMDYPPTKMRNARDATAAAVDTLRDGVTFAVVAGTHQAKEVYPGNGRLATASAETRAQAKEALRSLSAGGGTAIGTWLRLADRLLGSAEAPIRHGILLTDGRNEHESPEDLRAALDACSGRFTCDARGVGTDWEVKEVTAIASALLGTADIVADPSGLAADFTRMMADAMGKEVADVALRLWTPVGTEILFVKQVAPTVEELTARRTDSGPRSGDYPTGSWGDESRDYHVCVRVPEAGIGQEMLAARVSLVLPDPAGGTSQTLSQGLVRAVWTEDMAASTAINPQVAHYTGQAELAQVIQQGLDARKSGDIDGATAKLGRAVQLAAASGNADTAKLLAKVVDVVDEATGTVRLKAKVEEADEMTLETRSTKTVRVKK
- a CDS encoding protein phosphatase 2C domain-containing protein; translated protein: MAQKHQPAAGLCPGCAEPLESGDRYCGACGYDLSAAPEPPADTPTVVMGTPVAGEAWPAARPAAGPDGGSPAPVQLPAELPGTDSGGNPLPTFDGAGEAGPDDYALAAPDPRAGGPEAEPVTHVTAPAKVCVACRAGRVDTDGYCENCGHAQPRERDHMEQELGPVAAVSDRGLRHHRNEDAFAVSTTALPDGSPAVVAIVCDGVSSATRPDVASATAAARANESLLQALPQGTHPQQAMHEAIVAAAEAVNSLAAPGRAPGHDPHRHENAPACTLVGAITAGGLLVVGWVGDSRAYWVPDDRATPPARLTEDDSWAAQMVAAGLMTEADAYADERAHAITGWLGADAYELDPHTASFKPDRSGVVVVCTDGLWNYAEGAEEMAGAVPADAAERPLHSAQVLVGHALDGGGHDNVTVAVVPFAVASAGAGSAYNAT
- a CDS encoding tetratricopeptide repeat protein; protein product: MGGGELYCDTCGLAPVVSRAAPAAPGSGSGKEGSASPAGSGGGRPGGGSSSARSAGSGATSASARSSRSATSRRSVSGRLSRSLTGSGSARSVSVRSSGPATGTSGRSRLGAGLVTVPGVPRPDPATAVMEHPEVPERKRFCSKSDCGAPVGRSRGERAGRTEGFCTKCGHPYSFVPKLHPGDIVHGQYEVVGCLAHGGLGWVYLAVDRAVSDRWVVLKGLLDTGDQDAMAAAISERRFLAEIEHSNIVRIYNFVEHLDQRTGSMDGYIVMEYVGGKSLKEIANERRGPGGKRDPLPVEQACAYGIEALEALGHLHSRNLLYCDFKVDNAIQTEDQLKLIDMGAVRRMDDDESAIYGTVGYQAPEVAEAGPSVASDLYTVARTLAVLTFDFQGYTNVFADSLPDPDTNEVFRTYESFYRLLVRATDPDPARRFASAQEMAEQLTGVLREVVALQTGRPHPALSTLFGTELRVTDTELFAELTTDVSELGARPVPESRRARRRAAAGGAPAPAPPPPAGPAAVAGPTVTAAPHPAPAAALAPVSPAAVPAPRAESAPDTRGGPGDGYLAPLDARATALALPVPHVDPGDPNAGFLAGLLGAAPAELIGALRAAPTNSVEKRLRELRARLDLGELVSAGKALAALEADHPDDWRVVWYRGIASLVGGDHENAALSFDAVYDAFPGEPTPKLALGVCAEVLGQLDNAAEYYRLVWATDPSYVSAAFGLARVQLASGERTAAVATLESVPEASIHYTAARVAAVRARLRQRAPGDALFGDLSAAAGQVDALRGFGLDAVRRELLATEVLGTALDWVLSGSQGERAANGSSAAAVLLDSELDERGLRFGLERSYRVLARLARSGEERIELVERANRFRPRTWV